The Maridesulfovibrio sp. genomic sequence CGATGATCATTCCCTTGGCTTCTTCAAGCTCATACTCTTCTAAAAGTTCCCGCAAACGCATACGCAATTGGGCTTTTTCACGCTTGATCTGCAAATCCTCCAGAATATCAGTAACATAGTCAAAGTCCTTTTTAGCAAGGGCCTTCCTGAAGCTGGTACGCACAAAATGGGAATAGAAACGGCCCGAAATACCGGAAAGCAGTGTACCCAGCCAGACACCTATAACCAGCGTCACCAGATCTGCTGCTCTTTCCTTGGCAATGTTGACCCATTCCGTAATATCCCGGTCTTTGAGCAAATCCTGAGTCTTGCGCATTTCCAGGACCATGCGCTTGGCTGCGGGGTTATTTTTGTTGATATCCAAAGCCTTGCGGAATTGGGCTTCAGCCTGTCCCAGATCTCCCATCTTAAAATAAGCCCGCCCGAGCAGGCTGTAGAGCCAGTCCGAGCGGGGATGATCATTTAAACTCTGTTCAAGGCTGGAGATCGCAAGTTCATAATCTCCACGGTCAATCAACTCCTGCCCCATTCTGCCGCAGGAAACCTCGGAACGAAGTGCCGTAGACGCAGACATGTTCGCCCGGCACTCAATAATACCAACCATCACCGTTAGAGTGAGAACAACACAAATCAGCCAGATAATTCTCTCTGTTCTATTCATCAAAGGCCTTGTTTATCTACCACAGCTGCTTGATGCTGCTGCCGGGATAATAGAATTTCAAAATGTGATCGTACTTCTTGGATTTACCAAGCTCCGCAGCTCCCCATTGCGAATAGCCTACACCGTGACCCCAACCACGTCCTTTAAATGTATAATAATCTCCGTTCTTGTCAATTCTAAGAAGGATATCCGGCAATTTCAAAACACGGGAACTGCCTAATGTGGTCCGGGTCCGTAAATCGCGGTAACCGGACTTATACTTGATACGCACCTTGACAATCCTGCCGGACGGTCCTTTTTCCAAAGCGGTAATGGAACTGATACCGGGCACGGAAATACCAATCTTCTTCAGCTTGGACTCTATATCTTTTTTGCTGTACTTTTTGGACCAGGAAGCCATCTTACCCTTCAGGCTGGCCGGGTCTTCATGGGCTACAAGATAAGCCTTGCCCGCACCGAAAATAGCCTTGGCATCAGCAGTGAATCCGCCGCTGTTGGCAGTGTACTGCGAAAGGATCGGCTTATCCTTATACAAAAGCACATGGCCTGCGGTCTGTTTAACCGCCTGATCAGTGCGTTTATCCTCGCGGTCAACTCCGGCATACATCTGGTCATAAGTATCTGCGTAGACATCATAAAACAGATGGGTACGGTGCATCTTCTGATAATAGGCATAAGTCCGTGCAGCAACGGCCTGAGCCTTCAACGCTTCGGCAGGCCATGAGGCATAAGACTCTGCAGGAACCACTGAACGAAGGTAATCTTCTATCTCGACAAGATTAAGGATCAGCAGCTTGCCTTTGCGAATACTTACATTGATAATCCCGCGAACCGTCTTGGTTTCGGACCCGTAACTAACCTTAAGCGCGCCTTTGGATTTAAATTTTATCCTTGTCGCAGTTACGATCCTGCCATCAAGTGTCAAATTATTTCCGGACATACCGACCTTGTACTTGCGTCCACAGCCCAGATCATCAGTGCATATTTTGTCTTTGCCTGATCCGGTGGTCACAGTCATGGAAGAAACCTTCCGACTCAAACAAACTCGCAGAGTCGGTTCTTTACCTATCTTTTCAGGAATTTTCTCTCCGGTTTTTTCATCCGGCTTCTGAACTGGTTTTTGGTCGGTTTTTTGATCAGGCTTTTGCTCCTGCTCTACCGGCATGGAAGAAATCACAGCCTCAGCCTGAAATCTAAATTTACCTGTGGGGAAATAGTGAAGATACTGCCGGAACACGGATTTAGCCCGGTCATACCTGCCCATCTGATAATAAAGAAAGCCAAGACGATAAAGCGCGGTATCACTGTAATCCGGATAATTGCGTCCTACCATACGGTAAAGATCGGCGGCTTTTTCCGGGGCATCAAGAAAGGTGGATAGGACCATAGCCTTCCCGAACATGGCATTGACCCTTGTCTTAGCCACCGGAGAATAATCGATAGCAGTGTCATACTGTTCGAGGGCTTCAAAATATTTACCAATATCAATAAGGTAACTGGCATAGTTTATATGCCACTGGGCCTGAGCCTGATCCTCCAGTTCAACGGGAGAATAATCACGGGCCTGTGAACCCACAGGAATCATAAATACCAGAACCAACACCGGAAGAATAAATTTATATATCATCTTAAACTTATTTTTCATTGTTTGACTCCTCTGATTTTATATCATCCGGTTTGTCTGTATCAAAATTATCTTCAATCGGCTTTGGCTTTGCTTCATCCGTCCGAACCGGAGTTGAATTAATTTTCGAATCAGTTTCCGGCTCAACCGGAGCTGACAAATGATCAAGATACTCCTTCAGATAAAGCAGACTGCTGTCTGCCGGGCTGAGCGTCAAAGCTTTATCCAGCACCTGCCGGGCCTGTTTGAGATCCCCTTTATTCACCAGATACCGCACATAAAGCTGATGTAAACGGACGTCGTAAGGAAACTTAGAAATCCCCTCGATCAACGTATCCGCCAATGCAAGATCATCTTCGAGAGCCAACAGGGTGTAGGAAAGATAAAGGTAAACATCGCGGTCATCCTTCAGCTTAACCGCCTTATTCAAGGCCTGAAAGGCATCTCCGTAGTGCTGAACATGAAAAGCACTGACCCCTTGCTCCTTAAGCACCGCAAATTTCTTTTCCAGTTCTTCAGGTGTTATATCCTTGTCATCAACCAGAATGATCCTCCGTCCGTGCGGATAAGGTGCATCAAGGATGGATTTAACCAGAATATCACCCTTCAACTTTAAATCATCTCTGGAAGCGGTCCCGAAATAATTGTCGCTGACTACCATTTTTGCGGAAGACAATATGTTTATTTCATTATCAAAAAAATTGTTATCTTTGATTTCGGTATTGCCGCCACTAAAAACAATGCCCCGTGTACAATTATTAATATTTGAACGAACCACGGTTCCGTTCCCGGCACTGAACAACAGCCCCTGACGGGCACTACTTATACGCAATCCCTTTAAATCATAATTACCAGTCTCTGTGACCGCCACAGCATATTCGCCTCCGCTGAAATCAGAAGAACGCACTTCAACATATCCTCCGGCAGCAGTAACCGCTTTACTGAATCCGGTAAATTCACATTGCGAAAGAACTGCCTTGCCTCCAGGCAGAACTTTGATTCCCTCGGTGGCATTTGATTCCATACGGACCGGGAAACTTATTTCGCCCATAGACTGCAAAGATCCGGAAACATCTATACGGCCTTTGTTTTCAAAACGAATCCTTGTGCCTGATTGGATTGAAAATTCAGCACCCTCAGGTACAGTCACCGGGAACGCTATTCTATAGTTCCCCTTGACCAGAACCCCGGAAAGATCACCGAAAAGTTCACGCTCATCGAACTGGGGCATGATTACTTTTGTTACACCGTTTATCGGGGACAGGTTACCGGCTTTATCTCGGATACGTACCCGGTAAAAAATAGAAGTCCCCTGCATTATATCCGCATCAACAAATTCAGGCGTTCTGGTTCTGGAAACAATCTCAAAATCACCGACTGGATCAGTACCTTTTTCAATCACAAATTCATCAAGATCGGCAGCGGACGGTACTTCCCAGTGCAATAAGATTCCATCTCGACCGGTACGGAATTTAACAGTTTCAATAACAGGGGGCAGCTCTCCGTCCAAAGTGAGAAGAGAACCTGATTCCGGCCAGAGCCTTTCCACGCCGTTCGCCTTGCGCATCCGAACCATCAGGGTGTCATTTGCAGACTTATCGCCCTCGCGCACAACGTAAAATCCTTCATAAACACCCTGAGCAGTCTGAGGCAAAGGGATTCCTTTTCTAAATTCACCGATATCAAAAGAACACTTCAATCCCGGTTCTGCATCAACTCGAACTGCCACCTTTTGACCAACTCCGAACAAACCGTTGTCCACATTGGTATCCACGGCAATGACTTCGGGAAGCTTAGGCCCTTTGGGACAATCAGGCAGGACCTGCGCCATATTCCATGCCCAGTCGTAGACAACCATACGCATCTGTCGCCTGATCGGGTCGGAAAAGACCTCTTCAACGATTGTCCCGGCAAGTCCTATCACTCCGGTTGGCACTGAAATCCTGCGCTTGGAAGCACTGTCCCGCCATTTTCCAACCAGTGTACCGGAGGAATTATACATCATCACTTCCGCATCCAATTGGAAAAGGTCAAAGGCCAAAGCCTTGATCATGTCGGCACTGTAAATATCCGTCTTGACTATGCCGTCCGCATTAAGCAACTTGCACAACTCCGTATCACTCATCTTGCGCCAGCCTTCATCCCGGCCCAGCTCTGCAAGAGTGTTGTCCACAACATCCTTCTGCAAGGGCATGAAGCCCTTCCCGGCCAGTTGATTAGTTATGGACGCACGGGCAATATCCGCCACGAAAACACGGTCATCATCCAAAACCAGCACGGACTTATGCTCAGTGGAATTTTCAGTATATTTCACGTACTCTGCAGGCAACACCGCAATTTTATAAGGAATAGCTTCTTCCTCGGCATACTGCACGGCCTGTGTTGTTTTCTTAGCGAAGCACCCTGAAAGCAACAGCGCCGAAAACAATAAAAAAATAGAAAAACTAAGCTTGTTAGCCATGGCTAAGACTCCAACTTCCTGTCGACATTAAAAGAATTAACAGTACCGAGAACGGAACGGACTTCCCCCTCAAGTTGCAGGTGCTTGTCAGCAAGGGAATATGTCCCCCCTCCCCAGGCCTGAAATTGGCGTCCGCTAAGATTAAAAGTATTAATGAGCAGAGTTTTTCCGCTTAAAGCAGCACGCAAACGAGCAGTACTGAAATTCAACCCCTGTCCGCCCTGGGGATTGAAAGAAACAGCATCCAGCAGATCGATGAAAAATCCCAAGCGTGGATCAAGATTGGCAAGGTTAAAAATATGCAGGTTGTCAACCTTTGCAGAGGCCTCGCCACGCACTGACCGGACAAGCTCATCAGCATCACCGCCCTGCATGAACATATTGGCATTGAGATAAATTTTCCCACGCAGGGAAACAGAAAGATCTTTGGCAAAACAGGCTATCAGACTGGGCAGGCTGGTCCCGCGTCCTTTCACATTACACTGTGCGGCCAAATTATCCTTAGCCAGCACCACATCGGCATTAAGATTGAGAAGGAAAAGCTTGCCGCTTGCTTTAACTAAAGCGCGATCAGTCCCGGAATGAACAAATACGGCAACATCGCTAAAAGGCCAGTCATTGTAATAAAATCTGTGTATGGAAGCCTTACCGCTGATGCCCCGTCCAAGCAGGTTTTCAAAATCAAACTTTTTTTTTGATTCCGCCACATCTGTTGTTGAAGCGGACTTTTCTTTTTCAGGAACACGAATGCTCAAAGATTTCAGCTGGGCTTCATAACCGGAAAGATTGTTACGTGGAGTGTTAAAATACCCGGAAGCTTCAACTCGTGTTTCCCTGAGCTTCAGCCGGGTATCAAACACGGTCCGCAAAGGATTTTTTTTTTCAGCCGCACAGGTGATTATGTAATCGAAAAGAGAAAAATCCTGAGCTTCGGCCTTGAACCGGGCCTGTTTCAAATCAAGGGGAAACGGAATATAAGCCTGCATATTGCAGCTGCCACCAGTTGCCGAAGCAATATTAAAACTGCGTACGGAAACAACGGGCTTCCCATCCTTCAACTCTACGTCGGCATCTATCTCGGAAATACTCAATTCCTGCTTTTTGCCATCAAGAGACTCAAGCACCAGCACCAAATCCTTGGCGCTGACCGTCATCTTGCCGGAAAGCCCTTTATTGGCAACAGTACTTGGCGGAGAAACAAGAGTAACTCCCTTGAAAATCAAAGTACCCTGCGGTTTGATGGACTTCAGCTTGGCAGATTCACACAAAGAACGCGTGCCATTACGGCCCCGCTCACTTTTCTGGGCCATAGCGTAAAGCTCCCCGGCATCAACCTGCGCTTCATCAAGACTGAGCTGGAATGTTCCGCCATGCCCCATCTGCAGGGAAAGCCCCTTACCGCTGGTAGAATCGAGAACAAGTCCCCCGGCTTTCACATCCATGGTCCCGGCAGCACTGTCCACACTGAAATCAAGATTCGTTGTCTGGAACTTTCCGGCTTCGGCCAATTCGGGGATAGTGGAATTGGACATATAACCGAACCCGGTCAAAAACCCCAGAAAAGATGCGGGATCAACAGAACACTCTCCCGCCTGAAGATTAAGCTTCAGCGGAGAAGTTGAAATCATGTCCAGCCGGCCTGAAAATTTAAAGCCAAGTTCTGCAATGGATGCACTGCGTACGTTGAAAACAAATCCACTGCTTTCCTTTTCCATGCTGGCTGAAACAGTAAGTGGTTCAGCCTGATAGGAGTTAGTCAGCTGCACTTTGCCCGAAACAACGTCAATTTTATCTGGAAAGATGGCAGGCAATTCAAACTGGCCTGCACTTGAGCCGTCTCCTTCCCGATGAGCAAGAGCCTTCACGTCAGGAGCCTGTAGAATAACGTGCCGAAGCTTGATATCTCCGGTTAGCAGGCTTGAAATATCGGGAAATATTTCCAGTTGAGGAATACTGACGGTATCCATACCGCTCTGTACACGCAGATTCTTAACCAGCAAGGAAGGAAGGGGGGAGTAATGGAGTTCAATATCCTCCATCACTACCCCCATATCGGTCATTTCAGAAAGCAGTTTCTCTGTGGCGTCCACAAAATGGACCCTGACCAGCACCATGGAACCGACCATAACCATTGCCGCAATAATTCCGCCAATGAGGATTCCCTTTTTGTGCAACACCGCAATACCGCCTTATTCACTTACTTGAGTACAAAAACAACCCTTGCCTGTGCCAGCAGGTTATACCTCTGGTCATAGACAAATACGGTAGATGCATCATCAACACTGACCACGGCGTCAGTCACATTCTGCACAGTCTTACCCTTGAGTACCATGGGAGACTTACTGCCCCATGTTTCGAGCAGAGCACGGGCCTTTTGCAGATCAGTGGTATAACCGCCGCAGCCGCGTTCAATCAGAACCTGATTAAGAACCTTGGAAGGATCGAAAAGGACTTCATTCTTTTCGGTCAGGATACGGTTGACCAGCGCGGGTTTGAAATCAAAATCACGCACATCGACAATTATTCCGTCAACCGGGGTAGCTACAGCGGCCTGAATTTTTTGAGAGGCGGACTCGGTTGTCTGAACCTGAGCCTCCTCAATTTCTGTCTTTTCTTCGACTGCAGCAGGCTTTTCCTCTTCCTTGACTTCAATCTTTTCCTTGATCATGGGCACGGGGATAGCGGCTACCTCCTGCACATTATCAGGCTTGAATGCAGGAATCTCACGAACTTTGAGTTCCTTGGGTTCCTTAAGAATAATTTCATCAAATGCGCTGTAAACGGAGTCCTGACCGTGCAGATTCAAACGCAGGCAGACACGTGCATAACCTTCGGTCCGGTCAAAAGACTCACCGCAGGGGACAGCACCGCGCAGGGTTCCGTCAACAGTTGTGCGAATCCGTTCGCTGGAAAGCATACCATCACGGACAGTTGTTTTTCCGCTCAGGCGCAGACCCTGAAAGATTTCGAGCATCCTTCTCTGGGCTACAACTTCAGCAGCGCGCTTGGCACGGTAACGACTCTGCCCGGCTTCGGATTCACCGATAACCTGAATGTATCCCTTCTGGAATACTTCGTCGGCATTAACAACCTCAACAATTTTGTCCCCGGCAACAGCGGAGCCTGCAAAAAGCACGACAGCTGTCAGGGCTAGCAATATTTTTTTCACTTTATCCTCCACTAGTAAATATTCATGATATTACGCAGACGCATCAAAGAAAGAATGAGATCCGCACCATCCATGTTAGCATCCGGGCGAAACGCTCCTGACAAATCGGTTTCCATCAGGTTGCGGTTAACCACGGTGACAATGGCGTTGTACCATGCATCGGTGGATGCCACATCAGGATAGAGAGATTTACTCTGCCCCATGTACTTGGTGGAAATGGTCTCATCCCCGGTCAACTTAATGAGCACATCCTCCAGAACAAAAGCCAGTTCCTTGCGGGTCATTGGCTTTGCAGGATGAAAAAGATAAGCTCTGGTCTGCTCATCATAAGTAGGCTCCAGTCCTCTGACATTCCACTTGAGAACAGTCATGATCTCGGGCTCAAACATGTGCCCCACGACATCAGCGGGAGTAAATTCAGCCTTCCTGTCTTTATCAGGAACAGGAATACGTCCGGCAAAAAGCCTGTCCAGATGGAGTTCATCCACCAGCAATGCGGCAACGTCAGCACGGTCGACTTCTTCCTTGACCGCAATCTTCTTAGCGACATCCGTCAGGGTATAGTTACTCATGGCCCGCAGAATTTTCTGAGCACGATTATACAAAGCATTCGCCTTGTCATGCCACTTGCCCGGAGAAGCTGAAAGAACTCCACCTAGCACATCTTCGGACTTACGGAACTCACCACCCTTGAAATAAGCCTCACCCATAAAATAATGAAGGGCTTCGGTCTGGCGATAGTAAGGAAGATCCTCTTCCACTACGTATTTAACCATCAGCTTGGCGTCGGCGTAGAGGTCTTCAGCCCTCTGCAGCCAGCCACGGGTGGCGATATGGGTATAAACCCTGATACCGGTCACATAAACACTGAATTTCTGAGACCTGTCACGCCTTGCCTCACGCACAGCCTTGTCAAACTGTGTGATAGCTCTTTCAGCATCAACAGCGCTGTATTCCTTGTCGCTCTCGCTTTCAGCGCGCATAGCGTAAACAAGAGCCTTACCGGCAATGGCGGGTGCATATTCATCATCAAGAGCCACAGCCCTTTCAAAACGAACAAACGCCTTGTCAGGCATGCCTTGATCTATAAGCTCCATACCCATCAGGTAATGATGGGCCGGGTTGTCTTCAATGGATTGGGGTTTTACTTTTTTTCCGCAGCCCGCAAGGGAGAGAATTAAGAGTAATCCCGTTAGAAATATTAAATATTTTTTCATCCGGTTATCCTCCTTGCAGCGGATGCTTTCCGCTGACAATCATGATTTACCTGCATGATACATCAACATTTGATACAGGCGAGGGTTTAAATTTCATAATCCATCCCTCACCGGTTTCGTATCATTTAGAATCCTTCAGGATTCTGCCAACGGAATTTTAAATTCCTTCCTTCCATTCTGCTCTGGAATTTTTCCACACCAACATCTTTCAGTGCGCTCTTCACACGCTTGAAAAGATTTTCAGCACGCAGTGTAGACCAGTAGGCTACCTCCATGTTCATGCCGTTTTGACGTTTAATTTCCTTACGCACAAAACCGGGCACATCTTCAAGCGCAGCACTTACCTGCGGCAACTCGGGAAAACCTAGAAAGGTCATCGTATAACGAAAACCCTTACCCCGATCCAGTTCGGACTCCATGTTTTCCAGCAGGTCCCGAGCAATACGCACCGAAGCCCAGTAGGCTTCCGGCTGGGCAGCATCGACAGCACGGCTGTAGACTTCAGCAGGTTTACCGGAAAGGCTTACATACTTTTCAATCGGCTTGCGTACTTCACCGACTTTAAAACCGTCCGAAGTCCGCACACAGGTAAGATGGATTGCCGGGTTGGCATCACGCGGAAGCTCAAGCTCAACAGTAACTACGTAGTCGGCTTTGAGCAGACCGTTAAACTTTGCAGCTTTCCTAAGGTTCATGGAACCTTCGATTTCACTATACTTAGCCCGGGACATAGGCCAGTCGATAACCTCAAACTGGAACTTTTTCCCGAAAGTATCCGAAACAGCATGCACGAGTTCTTTCATGGATTGGGCAGGAACCGAATTGAATCCGGCCCCTGAACCGAAAATAAGCAGCCTTGGCAGGCCGGACATTTTCTGCAGGATGGCAAGAGTTGTATAATCAGAATACATGAGCTTGCTATTGACCACGGCATCAATGGTGATGGCGTAGCCGTCAGCTGTAGCTCCTTCCCGCAAGATCTTATAAGAAGAGATATACCCTTTGGAATGGCTGGCAATTTCGTCACGGACAAGAACCCCGGACTCCACAAGGGAATCAGAGGCTACAGCTGTACCGATCTGCATTTCAACCGCAGTCCGCAAAGCGGAATTGAGCGCCTGATGACGGTCAATTCCTTCCCCGGTTGCCTCCACAGCCAAAGCTGTGGAGGCAGCCAGCAATATTGCGAGCGAAACAGCAACCACCTGAGAGTACAGTTTTGCTAAGGACATACAGACCTCATCTTTTTACGGCAGAAGAACCTACCATTCACTGTTGCTCTGCTTTCTGCGCTGCTTTACGCGGTGCTGCTTAACGACCTTAACTTCATTACCGGAAACGTATACGCGTCCCTTCATGTTCAGCTTTCTGAGCATGCGTACCACGTTGCGCTTCAGGTGAGCGGAATCAATGGAAGACTTGTACCACATTTCGTGGTGGGAAGAAGTATTCAAGGCATTAGTCTTAGGACGATGGCTCTCGTAACCGCTGAAGATGGTGATATAATCTTCAACGTCGAGCATATCATCATCGCTGAAACCGTCAAAAACAAGAGTCCATTCGATAAGACGCCCACCGGAACCTATACCTGAACCGCCGCCTGCTCCGGAACCGGAAGCGCCTCCTTCAGAGTAATTGTCTCCGCCGCCTTCAGGATGATACTGATCAAGACGGTCTGCGAGCACTGCGCCCACATCGGAACCGATAATTTTGGAGAGCTTGCCGACTGCTTCAAGAACGTCATTGCGGCTGTAAGGTCTGGGAACAAGCTGGTACTGCTGAGGCTCTGCTTCGAAGTTACCCATTCTGGAACCGTCCCAGACGGAAAGGAGGCGTCCTTCAATACGGGCGGTAACCCTTACACTGTTCTGGTTGGACTTGGCATTTGGGTAAATGCTGAAAATGCAAAGCACATCAATGCCTGCATCCTTGGCAATCTGGATAAGCTCAGCATCGTCACGTCTGGTACGGCCCTGGGCATGGGTCGTATGAGTCAGTGCTGTTTCATCTTTAACGTCAAACCCGAGATTGATCATCTCATTGGAGATGGCATTAAGAACCCGTTTGAAAACCCTGGAATTACGGGGAACTGTATCAGGGTCGGCATCTTCACCGACAATCATGACCCTCGGCAGGTCGGTGGCAAGAGCCATGGATGGCGCTATAAAAAAACAAACTATAGCGATGAGAAGTAATACTGTTTTCCTCATGTCACTCTCCTTAGAAATGGGGGTTTACTATATTCCGCCCGGCAATCAACATCCGGACAATGATTTTAATGACTCTACCCTCAATCCCGCCTATTGAGCAGGCAGAAATCGAGCGTATTTTAGCAAACTTAATACATACAAACAGCTATATTATATTACACAACATATGCAACATAAATTAAGTTATTCCGCTAACTTTTCCCAAACAAACACATTAATTTCAAAAATAACAGCACTGCAATAAAACAACCATAACCATGAGTCAAGCCAGTTTAAAAAAAATAATGACATTCCTGAATGTTATACTTACCTTTCTTCACATATGCCTCTAAGCTGACCAGATTGGTCTATTTGCCTTCATATTGAAAAAGGCACTGTTTTATGTATAACATATTCAAACATTATTTATCCACGGTTTTTATATTGAAACTCCTGGGAATGAAAAGCGAGGGGAAAAATAAATCAGTTCAACCCACGCATTTCAAAATCGCATGGAGGTCAACCCCAGCTCACCATAACCACGATTAAAACAAAGGCTTTATGCATGAGACCAAAAAAGACAAATAA encodes the following:
- a CDS encoding tetratricopeptide repeat protein — its product is MNRTERIIWLICVVLTLTVMVGIIECRANMSASTALRSEVSCGRMGQELIDRGDYELAISSLEQSLNDHPRSDWLYSLLGRAYFKMGDLGQAEAQFRKALDINKNNPAAKRMVLEMRKTQDLLKDRDITEWVNIAKERAADLVTLVIGVWLGTLLSGISGRFYSHFVRTSFRKALAKKDFDYVTDILEDLQIKREKAQLRMRLRELLEEYELEEAKGMIIEYVDDREIEAKLVHFLVQIHKKSQAKS
- a CDS encoding SpoIID/LytB domain-containing protein, encoding MKNKFKMIYKFILPVLVLVFMIPVGSQARDYSPVELEDQAQAQWHINYASYLIDIGKYFEALEQYDTAIDYSPVAKTRVNAMFGKAMVLSTFLDAPEKAADLYRMVGRNYPDYSDTALYRLGFLYYQMGRYDRAKSVFRQYLHYFPTGKFRFQAEAVISSMPVEQEQKPDQKTDQKPVQKPDEKTGEKIPEKIGKEPTLRVCLSRKVSSMTVTTGSGKDKICTDDLGCGRKYKVGMSGNNLTLDGRIVTATRIKFKSKGALKVSYGSETKTVRGIINVSIRKGKLLILNLVEIEDYLRSVVPAESYASWPAEALKAQAVAARTYAYYQKMHRTHLFYDVYADTYDQMYAGVDREDKRTDQAVKQTAGHVLLYKDKPILSQYTANSGGFTADAKAIFGAGKAYLVAHEDPASLKGKMASWSKKYSKKDIESKLKKIGISVPGISSITALEKGPSGRIVKVRIKYKSGYRDLRTRTTLGSSRVLKLPDILLRIDKNGDYYTFKGRGWGHGVGYSQWGAAELGKSKKYDHILKFYYPGSSIKQLW
- a CDS encoding right-handed parallel beta-helix repeat-containing protein, with product MANKLSFSIFLLFSALLLSGCFAKKTTQAVQYAEEEAIPYKIAVLPAEYVKYTENSTEHKSVLVLDDDRVFVADIARASITNQLAGKGFMPLQKDVVDNTLAELGRDEGWRKMSDTELCKLLNADGIVKTDIYSADMIKALAFDLFQLDAEVMMYNSSGTLVGKWRDSASKRRISVPTGVIGLAGTIVEEVFSDPIRRQMRMVVYDWAWNMAQVLPDCPKGPKLPEVIAVDTNVDNGLFGVGQKVAVRVDAEPGLKCSFDIGEFRKGIPLPQTAQGVYEGFYVVREGDKSANDTLMVRMRKANGVERLWPESGSLLTLDGELPPVIETVKFRTGRDGILLHWEVPSAADLDEFVIEKGTDPVGDFEIVSRTRTPEFVDADIMQGTSIFYRVRIRDKAGNLSPINGVTKVIMPQFDERELFGDLSGVLVKGNYRIAFPVTVPEGAEFSIQSGTRIRFENKGRIDVSGSLQSMGEISFPVRMESNATEGIKVLPGGKAVLSQCEFTGFSKAVTAAGGYVEVRSSDFSGGEYAVAVTETGNYDLKGLRISSARQGLLFSAGNGTVVRSNINNCTRGIVFSGGNTEIKDNNFFDNEINILSSAKMVVSDNYFGTASRDDLKLKGDILVKSILDAPYPHGRRIILVDDKDITPEELEKKFAVLKEQGVSAFHVQHYGDAFQALNKAVKLKDDRDVYLYLSYTLLALEDDLALADTLIEGISKFPYDVRLHQLYVRYLVNKGDLKQARQVLDKALTLSPADSSLLYLKEYLDHLSAPVEPETDSKINSTPVRTDEAKPKPIEDNFDTDKPDDIKSEESNNEK
- a CDS encoding AsmA-like C-terminal region-containing protein, with the protein product MLHKKGILIGGIIAAMVMVGSMVLVRVHFVDATEKLLSEMTDMGVVMEDIELHYSPLPSLLVKNLRVQSGMDTVSIPQLEIFPDISSLLTGDIKLRHVILQAPDVKALAHREGDGSSAGQFELPAIFPDKIDVVSGKVQLTNSYQAEPLTVSASMEKESSGFVFNVRSASIAELGFKFSGRLDMISTSPLKLNLQAGECSVDPASFLGFLTGFGYMSNSTIPELAEAGKFQTTNLDFSVDSAAGTMDVKAGGLVLDSTSGKGLSLQMGHGGTFQLSLDEAQVDAGELYAMAQKSERGRNGTRSLCESAKLKSIKPQGTLIFKGVTLVSPPSTVANKGLSGKMTVSAKDLVLVLESLDGKKQELSISEIDADVELKDGKPVVSVRSFNIASATGGSCNMQAYIPFPLDLKQARFKAEAQDFSLFDYIITCAAEKKNPLRTVFDTRLKLRETRVEASGYFNTPRNNLSGYEAQLKSLSIRVPEKEKSASTTDVAESKKKFDFENLLGRGISGKASIHRFYYNDWPFSDVAVFVHSGTDRALVKASGKLFLLNLNADVVLAKDNLAAQCNVKGRGTSLPSLIACFAKDLSVSLRGKIYLNANMFMQGGDADELVRSVRGEASAKVDNLHIFNLANLDPRLGFFIDLLDAVSFNPQGGQGLNFSTARLRAALSGKTLLINTFNLSGRQFQAWGGGTYSLADKHLQLEGEVRSVLGTVNSFNVDRKLES
- a CDS encoding S-layer homology domain-containing protein, which produces MKKYLIFLTGLLLILSLAGCGKKVKPQSIEDNPAHHYLMGMELIDQGMPDKAFVRFERAVALDDEYAPAIAGKALVYAMRAESESDKEYSAVDAERAITQFDKAVREARRDRSQKFSVYVTGIRVYTHIATRGWLQRAEDLYADAKLMVKYVVEEDLPYYRQTEALHYFMGEAYFKGGEFRKSEDVLGGVLSASPGKWHDKANALYNRAQKILRAMSNYTLTDVAKKIAVKEEVDRADVAALLVDELHLDRLFAGRIPVPDKDRKAEFTPADVVGHMFEPEIMTVLKWNVRGLEPTYDEQTRAYLFHPAKPMTRKELAFVLEDVLIKLTGDETISTKYMGQSKSLYPDVASTDAWYNAIVTVVNRNLMETDLSGAFRPDANMDGADLILSLMRLRNIMNIY